The following are encoded together in the Magnetospirillum gryphiswaldense MSR-1 v2 genome:
- a CDS encoding methyl-accepting chemotaxis protein: MASVEHLLEITGTVAAVTDQKIDRIHGITRRSRMLALNASIEAQRVGQMGRGFAVVADEVKAISSEIAELTDSLRGELRGKLDSLSGFGRALAEEVRQVRGERLADLAHNAVEIADRNLYERSCDVRWWATDSAMVDCLMDPAKAGHASKRLGVILDSYTVYLDLWVADASGRVIANGRRSRYPNAIGTDVSRQPWFRDAMATQSGNDFAVADISREGALGGALVATYATAIREGGEADGAPIGALGIFFDWEAQAQTIVDGVRLSPQERQKSRCLLIDRDHRIIADSARRGLLVEKFPLRTKLGDRGCYQDMDGTVVAYALTPGYETYAGLGWYGIIIQEE; this comes from the coding sequence ATGGCATCTGTCGAACATCTGCTGGAAATAACCGGGACCGTCGCCGCCGTCACCGATCAAAAGATCGACCGCATCCACGGCATCACCCGCAGATCACGGATGTTGGCATTGAATGCCTCGATCGAGGCCCAGCGCGTCGGCCAGATGGGTCGCGGTTTCGCCGTGGTCGCCGACGAGGTGAAGGCCATTTCCTCGGAAATCGCCGAACTGACCGATTCCCTGCGGGGTGAATTGCGCGGCAAGCTGGACAGCCTGTCGGGCTTTGGCCGCGCCCTGGCCGAGGAAGTGCGTCAGGTCAGGGGCGAGCGCCTGGCCGACTTGGCCCATAACGCCGTGGAAATCGCCGACCGCAATCTGTACGAACGCTCGTGCGATGTGCGCTGGTGGGCCACCGATTCGGCCATGGTCGATTGCCTGATGGACCCGGCCAAGGCCGGCCACGCCAGCAAGCGCCTGGGCGTCATCCTCGATTCCTACACCGTCTATCTGGATTTGTGGGTCGCCGATGCCTCGGGCCGGGTGATCGCCAATGGCCGGCGCAGCCGTTATCCCAATGCCATCGGCACCGACGTGTCGCGTCAGCCCTGGTTCCGCGACGCCATGGCCACCCAAAGCGGCAATGATTTCGCCGTCGCCGACATCAGCCGCGAGGGAGCCTTGGGCGGCGCCCTGGTCGCCACTTATGCCACCGCCATCCGCGAAGGCGGCGAGGCCGACGGCGCCCCCATCGGCGCCCTGGGCATCTTTTTCGACTGGGAAGCCCAGGCCCAGACCATCGTCGATGGCGTGCGCCTGTCGCCGCAGGAACGGCAGAAAAGCCGCTGCCTGCTGATCGACCGCGACCATCGCATCATCGCCGATTCGGCCCGACGCGGTCTGCTGGTGGAAAAGTTTCCGCTGCGCACCAAGCTGGGCGACCGCGGCTGCTATCAGGACATGGACGGCACCGTGGTCGCCTATGCCCTGACCCCGGGCTATGAAACCTATGCCGGCCTGGGCTGGTACGGAATCATCATCCAGGAAGAATAG